CCCGACGGAATGCTCTATGTGAGCGTCGGCGACGCGGGAGATCCGGATGCGGCACAGGATCCGAGCTCGTTGGCGGGCAAGATCCTTCGACTCATGCCCTCGGGCGAGGTGCCGGGCGACAATCCCTTCCCCGGGTCCTTCGTCTACAGCCTCGGCCACCGCAACGTGCAGGGCATCGCCTGGTCTGCGGACGGACGGATGTTCGCGAGCGAGTTCGGCCAGGACACCTGGGATGAGCTCAATGAGATCCTCCCAGGCGCGAACTGCGGCTGGCCCGTCGTCGAGGGAGCCGGCGGAGATGCACGCTTCGTCGATCCGCTCCGGCAGTGGCCGACCGATCAGGCCAGTCCGAGTGGACTCGTCGCGGTCGAGGGTTCGCTGATCCTCGCGAATCTGAGGGGGCAGTCGATCCGCGTGGTGCCGGTGTCGGATCCCGCGTCCGAGCAGACGTTCTTCCTGGGCGAGTTCGGGCGCATCCGTGCGGTCGCCCCCGCCACGCAGGGTGTTCTGTGGTTCCTGACGAACAACACGGACGGCCGCGGCAGCCCCGGCGCCGACGATGACCGCCTCCTCGCCGTCGTTCTTGCACCGGGCTAGAACGTCGCGCCGCTGCGCAACTCATGCCACGATCGAGGCATGAACACTGAGGCTCCTCTCCACGCCTACATCGTCGACGCCAGCGCCCTCAGCGAGAAGAGCCGCCGGGTGCATGACGATGTGCGCGCTGCGGGTGTGGAATCACCAATTCATGAGCTGCCCGCCTCCGCCCATACCGCGGTGGCGGCCGCCGCAGCGCTCGGCTGCGACGTCGGCGCGATCGGCAGCAGTCTGCTCTTCCTCGTCGACGAGGAGCCGCTCCTGGTGATGACGAGCGGACGCCACCGCGTCGACACCGAGGTGCTCGCCGCGGCGATGGGCGCCGAGCAGGCGAAGATGGCGCCCGCGAAGCTCGTCAAGGAGCTCACCGGTCAGGTCATCGGCGGAGTCGCCCCCGTCGGGCATCCGGCGCGCATCCGCACCGTCGTCGATGACGCGCTCCGTGCGTACCCCACCGTCTGGACCGCCGCGGGCGTCGCGAACACTGTCATGCCGATGACGTTCGAGAACCTCGTCGCTCTGACCGACGGCACGGTCATCACTGTTGCGAACGACTAGCGCGCGGCGGTTGTCCCGGCGACCGACGTCGCAGCGGCCGCGGCCGCCTTGTGGAGCGCCTGTGTCAGATCGTCGATGAGATCGTCGGGGTGCTCGAGCCCGATCGACAGCCGCACGATGTCCGCGCCCGGACGCGCCTCAGCGGCGACGGGGCGGTGGGTGAGCGCTGCCGGATGTTGGATGAGGGAGTCCACGCCGCCCAGGGACACCGCGTGAGTGAAGAGCTCCACCCCGGAGGTGAGAGCGGATGCCGCCTCGAATCCGCCACGCAGACGCACGGCGATCATCGCACCGCTGCCCCGCATCTGCCGCGCGAGCAGTGCGCGCTCACCGTCGCGCATGCCGGGATAGAACACCTCGAGCACTCCGTCCTGCGTCGACAGCCACTCGGCGATCGTCTGCGCCGTCGCCTGCTGCCGTTCCAGACGAATCGGGAGGGTCGCAAGACCACGGTGCAGCAGGTACGCCCCCAGGGGATGCAGCAGAGCCCCTGTGATCGCACGCACCCGACGCAGCGCCTCGGCGGTCTGCTCGGAGCAGGCGATCACACCCGCGATGACGTCTCCATGCCCGCCGATGTACTTGGTGGCGCTGTGCATCGACATCGCCGCGCCCAGATCCAACGGGTTCTGCAGCAGCGGAGTCGCGAAGGTGTTGTCGACCAGCACCGGAACCACGCCGGCCTGCGCGACGACCTCGGCGATGTCGACCAGATCGAGTGTGGGATTCGCCGGGGTCTCCAGCACCACGAGGCCCGTCTCGGGGCGGATGCTCGCAGCGACCTCGCCGGGGGCGCAGAATGTCGTCTCCGCACCGAGGAGACCCGAATCCAACAGGTGGTCGGTGCCGCCGTAGAGCGGACGCACCGCCACGATGTGCGGTTTTCCGACTGCGGTCGTGTGCGACAGAATCGCGGCGGTCAGCGCCGCCATGCCCGAACCGAAGGCGACCGCGGCATCTGCGTGCTCCAGTTCGGCGAGCGCCTCCTCGAACCGGGCGACCGTGGGGTTCCACAGCCGGGCATAGACGTTGCCACCACCGGCCAGAGGGTGACCTCCTGTAGCCATCGACTCATAGGAGTCACCACCGTGTTCGATATCAGGCAGCGGGTTCGTCGACGACAGATCGATCGGGGCGGCGTGCACGCCGAGGGCTGCGAAGTCGGTGCGTCCGGCATGAACGGCGATGGTCTCAGGGCGCAAAGTCATAGCTCCAGGATGCGCCGATTCACTGATCTTCTCTAGTTCTCTTGCTGAACACACAATGATCGATCAAGATTTTGCAGGACCAGTGAAATCTCACAACCCGAGAGGAGTGCCCTTGCCCACCCAGCAATCCCCCACGAGCGGCTCCCCCGTCGACGACCTCGATCTGCGCGTTCTCGCCGCATTCGCTCAGACCCCGGACACCACCGTCAAAGCACTCGCGCAGGCGCTGCGCATCCCCGAGTCCACGTGCGCCTACCGGCTGCGGATGCTGCGCGAGCGCGGCATCATCGAAGGGCTCCGCGCACACCTGGACCTCGCTGCGCTCGGGCACCCGGTGCAGGCGATGATCCGCGTCCGCTTGGGAAACCACAGCAAGGCCGGAGTGGAGGCGCTTTTCGACGACCTCGTGCACACCGCGGGCGTGCTCCAGGTCTTCCATATCGCTGGCGCCGACGACTTCCTCGTGCACGTGGCCGTGCGCGATGCTGCCGCTCTGCGCGACATCGTGCTGGAGGAGATCACGATCCACGAGGTCGTGCGCGCCACGGAAACGCAGCTCGTGTTCGAGCTCCGCGAGGGCGTCGGCGTGCTGCCTCGCGCACAAGGGTGAGCACATAGCGGTCAAAATTTTGCTAACTTATCTAGCGATATCTTCACCATCGCAGAAGGATTCGGCATGAACGACTCGACGGCGTCCCACACGCGACGCGAAGCCCGTACCCACCGGGCTCCGCGCTGGATCAGAATCCTCCTGCCCGCCATCCTGATTCTCGTGTGGTTCGCGGGGGCCAGTATCGGCGGTCCCTACTTCGGCAAGGTCAACGAGGTCTCCTCCAACGACCAGACCACGTATCTGCCATCCAGCGCGGATGCCACCCAGGTGCAGGAGCGTCTGGGTGACTTCCGCGACTCCGATGAGATTCCCGCCGTGGTCGTGATCGCCGACGACACCGCACTGAACGATGCCGCCGTGGAGAAGATCAGCGACGCGGTCGCCTCCCTTCCCGACACCGTTGAAGGAGTCGGCAGCGATGTCTCACCGGCGCTCCCCTCCGAAGACGGTCTTGCGGTGCAGATCTTCGTACCCATCGACTCCAGCGCCGATCTGCGCGACGCGGTCAACGCGATCGGTGACGAGATGCGCGCCGCCGCGCCGGACGGGGCCGCCGTGCACGTCACAGGGCCCGCTGGCTTCACCGCCGACCTCGTCAATGGCTTCTCGGGCATCGACGGGCTGCTGCTGGGCGTCGCGCTGCTCGCCGTATTCCTGATTCTGATCGTCGTCTACCGTTCGCTGCTCCTGCCCGTCGCGGTTCTCTCCACGAGCCTGTTCGCCCTCACCGTCGCGCTGCTCTCGGTGTGGTGGCTGGCGAAGGCGGGGATCCTTCTGCTCTCGGGGCAGACGCAGGGAATCCTGTTCATCCTCGTGATCGGCGCCGCCACCGACTACTCGCTGCTCTACGTCTCGCGCTACCGCGAGGCCCTGCGCGTCAACACCGACAAGTGGACCGCGACGATGGAGGCGATCCGCGGCTCCTTCGAGCCGATCATCGCCTCCGGCGGCACCGTCATCGCCGGACTCCTCTGCCTGCTGCTCAGCGACCTCAAGTCGAACAGCACGCTCGGCCCCGTGGCATCCATCGGGATCGTCTTCGCGATGCTCGCTGCCCTCACCCTGCTGCCCGCCATCCTCTTCGCCTTCGGCCGCGCCGCCTTCTGGCCGCGCCGTCCACAGTACGAGCCTGAGGTCGTCGCCGCCGAGAACGGCATGCCCACGCGGGGCATCTGGGTGCGCCTGGCCGAGTGGATCCGTCGGCGCCACCGCGCGATCTGGATCGTCACCTCGCTGGTGCTGATCGCCGGCGCCGTCGGTGCAACGCAGCTGGACGCCGACGGCGTCCCCGCCTCCGACCTCGTGCTCGGCGCGAGCGACGCACGCGACGGCCAGCAGGTGCTCGGCGAGCATTTCCCCGGCGGATCCGGAAGCCCGGTGTACGTCATCGTTCCCGAAGCCGATCTTCAGGACGCCACCGACGTACTTCTCGCGCAGGACGGTGTGGACAGCGTCTCGGTGCTCGCTGCCGACTCCCCCAGTGGCACCGTCCCTGTGACCGCGGACGGCATCACGGCCTTCGGCCCTCCGGGAACACCCGCCCCCGCCCCCACCGTGGCCGACGGCGACGTGCTGCTCCAGGCGACGCTCACGAATGCCGCGGATTCCGACGCGGCCGCCGACACCGTACGCGACCTGCGCACTGCGCTGCACGAAGACATTCCCGGTTCGCTCGTCGGCGGTGTCACCGCGACGGCGATCGACACGAACGACGCATCCATCCACGATCGCACCCTGATCATCCCGATCGTTCTGCTGGTGATCCTGGTGATCCTGATGCTGCTGCTGCGCTCGATCCTCGCCCCGATCCTGCTCGTCCTGACGACCGTGGTGTCGTTCGGCACCGCGCTCGGCGTCGCGGCCCTCCTGTTCACGCACGTGTTCCAGTTCCCGGGCGCCGACCCGGCGGTGCCCCTGTTCAGTTTCGTGTTCCTCGTTGCCCTCGGCATCGACTACAACATCTTCCTGATGACGCGCGTGCGCGAAGAATCTCTGAAACACGGCACCCGTGACGGCATCCTGCGCGGACTCACGATCACCGGAGGTGTGATCACCTCGGCCGGCCTCGTGCTTGCGGCGACCTTCGCCGCGCTGTCAGTGATCCCGATCCTGTTCCTCGTGCAGATCGCCTTCATCGTCGCGTTCGGCGTGCTGCTCGACACGTTCATTGTGCGTTCCCTGCTCGTGCCGGCGCTCACCTACGACATCGGACGAGCGATCTGGTGGCCGTCAAAGCTGGGACGGGGCAGGGAGTAGCGCGCGCCGGTAGTCTCCCGCTATGCGCGTCGTCGTCTCCGGGACCCATGCGAGTGGCAAGAGCACACTGATCTCGGACTTCGCCACCCGGCATCCGGAGTTCACGGTGCTTCCGGACCCTTTCGAACTGCTCGATGAGTCGTCAGACTCTCCCAGCGTCGCGATGTTCGCAGCGCAGCTGCGTCGTGCCGCCGACCGCCTGACGGAAGAGCACGACGGTGCTCCCTTCATTGCCGAGCGTGGCCCGCTGGACTTCCTCGCCTACCTTCGCGCGATGGAGACGCTGAGCGGTGCAGCACTCGATGAGGACGCGCTCGAGCGCGCGACGGCGCTCACCGTTCACGCGATGCGCGCCGTCGACGTGCTCATCGTGCTGCCGCTCAGTGCCCGCGATCCGATTCCCGTGGGAGAGGAGGAGAATCCGGAACTGCGCGAGGCGATGGATGCCGCGCTCCTCGACCTCATCGACAGCCCTGACGTCCTCGATGCCAGCATCACCGTAGCCGAGCTCTCCGGCGCCCCGGGGACGCGGCTCTCGGCGCTGGAGGCTCTCCTGGCCGCGGGCCCGCGTCACCCCTGACGACGACGCCCGACGAGGAAAGTCACCGCACCGGCCACGATGACCACAGCACCGACAGCACCCGCGAGGATTAGCGGGGTCGGATCGATGCCGCTCGCGGCCAAGGAGGGTGTCTGCGATGACGCTGGAGTAGGCGAAGGCGTGATGACCGGCGAGGCGGCGATGACCACACGGAATTCCTGGGTGTCACGGCCCGCGCTGTTGATCGCGGCGACCTCCCAGGTGAAGTCGCCCGCTTCTGAGGGGGTTCCGGTGATCTTCCCGGTCACAGCATCGAGCGTGAGGCCCGGGGCGAGCGCCCCGCTCACGACCTCAAAGGTCGGAGCTGGAACACCGGTCGCCGCGACCGCGGCCTCGTAGGCAGTCCCCACCTTGCCGTCCGGGAGCGCAGTGGTCGTGATGTCCGGCACCACCGTCAGCGGCGCAACGGAGATGTTGAAGGCCCGGGTGTCTGTCCCGGCGCTGTTGGTCGCCGTGACGCTGAAGCTGAATTCGCCCGGCGCCTCTGGCACGCCCGAGATCACTCGGGAGAGCGGATCGAACGCAAGACCCGGAGGCAGCTCCCCCGCCGACACGACGACAGAAGGCATCGGCTCACCTGTGACCGCGATCGCAGTGATGTAGGGAGAACCGACCGTCGCGGTCGGCACCCACGCCGTGTGAATCATGGGAGCGATCTCCGTGGAAGCGAAGCCGCGCACGACCGTGACGCTGTTGCCCCCGTGGAACGACGTGAACAGAAAGTCACCCGACAGCACATCGATGTATGAGCCGACCACCCCTGTGAGACCCGAGAGGAACGGGCGCTCGGTGTCCAGCACTGGCGCGCCCACCCCATCGACTTCGTAAGCGGAGACGGATTGATTGCTGTAATTCGCGATCAGCATGCTGGGTGCCGGGAAAGCCGCCGATCCGTCCGGTACATACACGACGCCCTCGGCTCCGGATGGAACAGCAGGGCCCGGCGTCGCCGTCGCGCCCAGAGTGACTGTCCCGTCCCCGTTCGGCGTGAACGGGAGAGTGTAGAAGCCACCCTGACTGAATGAGAGGACGCGAAGCGCACCCGAACCACCGAAGGACACCGGAGTGAAAACGAAGGACCCCACCGATTCCGGGATGCCCGTGCCCGCGAGATCATCGATCCGAGCGGGCGCCGTCTGACCAGGCAGGATCTGCCCGATCTGATGCGTGGGATACGCGGTGAAGAAGAGCGTCTGTGTTCCGGGCATGTAGGCGAGCCCACCGTCGATGTACGGGGCATCCGCGTACAACGTGCCGGGGCCCGCGAAGCCGATGACCTCATCCGTGACCGGGTCGCGCTCGATCGGGACCGCGTAGATCGCACCGTTCGCCGTGTTCGCACTGCCTCCGACCAGAAGGACGTTCGGATCATCGACCTTGATCGTCACGCCACCGAGCGGCAGGGGCACGCCCGCGGGCTGGCCGAGATCAAGGAGGGTGTAGTCGTCGACGAAGTCCGGCCCCAAGGCCGTCGCGGCCTGGCTCGGCTGCGGCGGTGAGACCACGAACAGTCCCATAGCGACCACCAGTGACAATCCAGCGATGCTCAGCGCACGACGCACAGCCATCCCCCTCCCCTGCGGAACACAACTTGATCGAGAGACTACGGGAGTCCCGCAGGTCAGGTCGAGAAGATGACGCAGAAATGTTGCGCCCGTCCGGGGAGCACGCACCGCGGCCGTGCACCAGCGCCGGGGAACAAGAAAACCCCCGCCTGAGCGGGGGTTGTTTCTTGCTGGGGTACCTGGACTCGAACCAAGAACAACAGAACCAGAGACTGCCGTGTTGCCAATTACACCATACCCCATGGGCGAAACCGGAGTCTCGCACCGAGAGACAAGCCTACCCGAGCGGGGCCGGAACACCAAAACGCGGTGATCCGACGCGCCGCTCGGGCGCGTCGTCTCTGCGTCAGCCAGCCAGCTGTGCGGAAAGACCGCGCAGTCGGCGCAGCGACTCGTCCTTGCCGAGCAGCTCCATCGACTCGAACAGCGGAGGCGACACACGGCGTCCGGTGATCGCGACACGAGGCGGACCGTAGGCGACGCGAGGCTTGAGCTCGAGAGTGTCGATCAGAGCCGCGGAAAGAGCATCCTGGATCTTCTCCGTCGTGAACTCGTCCACAGGCTCGAGAGCTGCGACGCAGGCGTCCAGCACCTCCCACGCATTGGCGGGAAGACCCTTGAGCGCGTCCGCCTCGTACGCGACGTCATCGGTGAACAGGAAGCCCACCATGCCGGGCACGTCACCGAGCAGCTGCACGCGCTCCTGCACGAGAGGGGCGACACGGAACGCCATGACCATCTGCTCTCGCGTGGG
The DNA window shown above is from Microbacterium keratanolyticum and carries:
- a CDS encoding PQQ-dependent sugar dehydrogenase, which produces MVRRTVTAGTAVLLAISLTACTPAAPPSPSPSVTSAPAPTPTGTITPTPTPTPPPTVWPSGAVSTIVTNLDAPWGIAQARGFTFVSERDTGRILAITDGGVVSEIATLTDVQHGGEGGLLGLAADDEALYAYSTAGDGNRVQRFPLTGTATAPALGEPSTLLSGLPSARNHNGGQLAFGPDGMLYVSVGDAGDPDAAQDPSSLAGKILRLMPSGEVPGDNPFPGSFVYSLGHRNVQGIAWSADGRMFASEFGQDTWDELNEILPGANCGWPVVEGAGGDARFVDPLRQWPTDQASPSGLVAVEGSLILANLRGQSIRVVPVSDPASEQTFFLGEFGRIRAVAPATQGVLWFLTNNTDGRGSPGADDDRLLAVVLAPG
- a CDS encoding YbaK/EbsC family protein — encoded protein: MNTEAPLHAYIVDASALSEKSRRVHDDVRAAGVESPIHELPASAHTAVAAAAALGCDVGAIGSSLLFLVDEEPLLVMTSGRHRVDTEVLAAAMGAEQAKMAPAKLVKELTGQVIGGVAPVGHPARIRTVVDDALRAYPTVWTAAGVANTVMPMTFENLVALTDGTVITVAND
- a CDS encoding trans-sulfuration enzyme family protein, with amino-acid sequence MTLRPETIAVHAGRTDFAALGVHAAPIDLSSTNPLPDIEHGGDSYESMATGGHPLAGGGNVYARLWNPTVARFEEALAELEHADAAVAFGSGMAALTAAILSHTTAVGKPHIVAVRPLYGGTDHLLDSGLLGAETTFCAPGEVAASIRPETGLVVLETPANPTLDLVDIAEVVAQAGVVPVLVDNTFATPLLQNPLDLGAAMSMHSATKYIGGHGDVIAGVIACSEQTAEALRRVRAITGALLHPLGAYLLHRGLATLPIRLERQQATAQTIAEWLSTQDGVLEVFYPGMRDGERALLARQMRGSGAMIAVRLRGGFEAASALTSGVELFTHAVSLGGVDSLIQHPAALTHRPVAAEARPGADIVRLSIGLEHPDDLIDDLTQALHKAAAAAATSVAGTTAAR
- a CDS encoding Lrp/AsnC family transcriptional regulator, producing MPTQQSPTSGSPVDDLDLRVLAAFAQTPDTTVKALAQALRIPESTCAYRLRMLRERGIIEGLRAHLDLAALGHPVQAMIRVRLGNHSKAGVEALFDDLVHTAGVLQVFHIAGADDFLVHVAVRDAAALRDIVLEEITIHEVVRATETQLVFELREGVGVLPRAQG
- a CDS encoding MMPL family transporter, translating into MNDSTASHTRREARTHRAPRWIRILLPAILILVWFAGASIGGPYFGKVNEVSSNDQTTYLPSSADATQVQERLGDFRDSDEIPAVVVIADDTALNDAAVEKISDAVASLPDTVEGVGSDVSPALPSEDGLAVQIFVPIDSSADLRDAVNAIGDEMRAAAPDGAAVHVTGPAGFTADLVNGFSGIDGLLLGVALLAVFLILIVVYRSLLLPVAVLSTSLFALTVALLSVWWLAKAGILLLSGQTQGILFILVIGAATDYSLLYVSRYREALRVNTDKWTATMEAIRGSFEPIIASGGTVIAGLLCLLLSDLKSNSTLGPVASIGIVFAMLAALTLLPAILFAFGRAAFWPRRPQYEPEVVAAENGMPTRGIWVRLAEWIRRRHRAIWIVTSLVLIAGAVGATQLDADGVPASDLVLGASDARDGQQVLGEHFPGGSGSPVYVIVPEADLQDATDVLLAQDGVDSVSVLAADSPSGTVPVTADGITAFGPPGTPAPAPTVADGDVLLQATLTNAADSDAAADTVRDLRTALHEDIPGSLVGGVTATAIDTNDASIHDRTLIIPIVLLVILVILMLLLRSILAPILLVLTTVVSFGTALGVAALLFTHVFQFPGADPAVPLFSFVFLVALGIDYNIFLMTRVREESLKHGTRDGILRGLTITGGVITSAGLVLAATFAALSVIPILFLVQIAFIVAFGVLLDTFIVRSLLVPALTYDIGRAIWWPSKLGRGRE
- a CDS encoding AAA family ATPase, which encodes MRVVVSGTHASGKSTLISDFATRHPEFTVLPDPFELLDESSDSPSVAMFAAQLRRAADRLTEEHDGAPFIAERGPLDFLAYLRAMETLSGAALDEDALERATALTVHAMRAVDVLIVLPLSARDPIPVGEEENPELREAMDAALLDLIDSPDVLDASITVAELSGAPGTRLSALEALLAAGPRHP
- a CDS encoding putative Ig domain-containing protein; translated protein: MAVRRALSIAGLSLVVAMGLFVVSPPQPSQAATALGPDFVDDYTLLDLGQPAGVPLPLGGVTIKVDDPNVLLVGGSANTANGAIYAVPIERDPVTDEVIGFAGPGTLYADAPYIDGGLAYMPGTQTLFFTAYPTHQIGQILPGQTAPARIDDLAGTGIPESVGSFVFTPVSFGGSGALRVLSFSQGGFYTLPFTPNGDGTVTLGATATPGPAVPSGAEGVVYVPDGSAAFPAPSMLIANYSNQSVSAYEVDGVGAPVLDTERPFLSGLTGVVGSYIDVLSGDFLFTSFHGGNSVTVVRGFASTEIAPMIHTAWVPTATVGSPYITAIAVTGEPMPSVVVSAGELPPGLAFDPLSRVISGVPEAPGEFSFSVTATNSAGTDTRAFNISVAPLTVVPDITTTALPDGKVGTAYEAAVAATGVPAPTFEVVSGALAPGLTLDAVTGKITGTPSEAGDFTWEVAAINSAGRDTQEFRVVIAASPVITPSPTPASSQTPSLAASGIDPTPLILAGAVGAVVIVAGAVTFLVGRRRQG